CCCTTCGCTCATCCGGGCATGAACATGTGCCAGACGCCAGAAGGATGGTGGGGCAGGGATTTGTTGGTTTTCCCTAAGCGTACGGTGAGTTTTCATGATAGATTATTCAATTGAATATATTAATAGTGTCAAATGAATTATATACCTGCGGATGATTTTTGTCAGTTCCCCTGGAATTCATATACATCAAGTAAGCCCCATCCACACTATCTGACATTATTCTGAATAGTATACTTTTCAACTTTATTCTTGTTGCACCAGCACAATTGTCATAGTGGGAGTATCATAATCACATAAAATCACATATGCATTTTTCCGGGATTAACACGCCCGAATAGTCGTTGCCGAATTACCATGGTTTTCAACGTTAATTGCGCCCAAACATATCCCGCAGTAAGGAACTGTCATGATTAATAAATTAACGAGCATTGTCATCGCGCTCGTCGGACTCGCGATGCTATACATGGGCGGCAAGCTATGGCTGGTAGGCGGTTCGCCGTTCTACGCCATCCTGGCAGTCGGCCTGCTGATTACCGCGGTTCTTCTGTTCATGAAACGCGTTATCGCTTTGTCTGTCTATGCCGTCATCATGTGGATCGTGATGGGGTGGATTGTTTACGAAGTCGGCTTTGATAAATGGCAGTGGATTCCCCGTGGCGATATTATCGGCCTGATTGGGCTCTGGCTCGCACTGCCGTGGGTGGTACGTCCGCTGTTCCAGAAACAGAACCCAGGCGCGGTTCGCTCTTTCCATCCGTTCCTGGGTGGTACCGTCCTCTTCTCTATTGCGCTTGTGATCGGCATGATGTTTTACGATCCGTATCCGCAGCACGGTACTTTGGCGACTGATCGCAATGCCGCTGATGTTGATGTCGCGCAGAATGACTGGACAGCCTATGGCGGCACGAATAACGGCCTGCGGTTTTCTGCGCTCAAGCAGATTACCAAGGATAATGTCGGCGATCTGGAAGTGGCCTGGACCTATCGGACCGGCGACCTGCGTCAGGACGAAGACGCCAGCGAGTATACCTTTGAGGCCACGCCGTTGAAGGTAAACAACACAGTATATTTATGCACTGCGCATAATGAAGTGCATGCGCTGAACCCGGAAACGGGCGAGGTGAAATGGAAATATGCGCCTGAGAAAAATCGCTCCTATTTGCAGCAGCATCAGACATGCCGGGGCGTGAGTTATTATGCAGGCAATGATGTTGCGGCCGCTGGCGGCACGCAGCCAGCTGAACCGGCTACCGCCGGCGCGCCAGCTCAGAGTCCGGCTGCATGCAGCAAGCGCATTCTGAGCGCCACGGCCGATGCCAAACTGGTTGCGCTGGATGCCGATACCGGCAAGCTCTGCGCAGACTTTGGCCAGGGTGGCGTAGTGGACCTTCATGCCAATTTGGGCGAAGTCCGCCCTCATGCATATATGCAGACCGCTGCGCCTCTGGTGGCGGGCAATCTGGTGATTGTAGGTGGCTCGGTCATGGATAATGGCTATGACAAGGGTAATCCTTCCGGTGTGATCCGCGCATATGATGTCGTGAGTGGTCAACTGGTCTGGAACTTTGATCCTGCCAATCCTGACAACACCCAGCCCATTGCGCAAGGTCAGGTTTATCCTCAGGACACGCCTGTGGCCTGGACGACGCTCAGTGCAGATACCAAGAATGGCATCGTGTATGTGCCTTTCGGCAACGCCTCTCCGGACTTGCTGAGCGATCAGCGCGACCCCAACAGCAATACCGAGAAGTTTCGCGATGCGCTGGTCGCCCTTGACCTGAAAACCGGTGCGTTCAAATGGCGCTTCCAGTCTTCGGCCAACGATTTATGGGATCGTGATAATCCGTCCCAGCCTTCACTGTTGGATATTGATTACCAGGGACAAAAGCAGCCTGTGATCGTGTTGCCCACCAAAGTCGGAAATCTGTTTGTGTTGAACCGTTTAACCGGCCAGGCCGTGTATCCGATCAAACAGGTTGATGTCTCGACGCAGGGCGTAACAGGCGAGACCTACGCGCCAACGCAGCCGGTCTCGGCATTGAACTTCATTCCCGAGCCGCTGACTGAAAAATCAATGTGGGGCATGACCCCATTCGATCAGATGGCATGCCGCATCGAGTTCAACACATTGCGCTACGATGGCAACCCATGGACGCCGGCAACCGAAAACGGTTCGTTGATTTTCCCGGGCAATATCGGTTCATTCAACTGGGGTTCGGTCGCCATTGACCCGGAGCGTCAGATCCTGATCGGCGCTCCGGTTCGTCTGGCCTACAAATACAACCTCATCAAGCGTACGCCCGAAACGGCAGACAAGCGTCTGTTCACCCCGGAGGATACGCCGTACTGGAACGAGAATTTTGAAGGTACGTATGCCACCCAGATCCGGCAGTTTGCCTCCAGTCTTGGTGTCCCATGCATTGCACCGCCATGGGGTCGTATGGTCGGGGTTGACCTGACCACCGGTAAAACGTCATGGATGCGTCGCATCGGCAATACTAAAAACCTGAAGACCAGCTTTCTGCCCATGCGCTTTCCCGTTGGCTTCCCAATGGGCATGGTGGCGCACGGCGGTCCGCTCACAACCGCTGGCGACGTTGTTTTCCATGGCGCGACGGCAGATAATTTCTTTCGTGCGTATGACATCAATACAGGCGAGCTGCTTTGGGAAACTGAACTGCCGGCCGGCGCCCAGGCCACGCCGTCCACCTATATGGGATCGGATAATAATCAGTACGTAATTATCGCAGCCGGCGGGCATGGTTCGCTGGGCACCCAGCAGGGCGATTCGGTGGTCGCGTTCCGATTGAAAAAATAGTATTTCAGGCGCGATTGCTGACCATCGACTTCAACACGCCATCGCGCCTGATCAACCCGTGGAACAACCCTGCTGCCTGGTGTAGTAATACCGTTGCGAACAGTAAATAGGCCAAATAGCGATGGGCTGCGCGCAACACGGCGAATACGTCTGCGTTTTCAGGTGCAATGGCCGGGATGGTCCAGGCGCCGATGAGGGTCACGGGCGTGCCGCTGGCCGAGACCATGGCCCAGCCGATAAGCGGCATGGCAAACATGAGCAGATATAGCAGCCAATGCGAGGCCAGCGCGACGTGCTTTTGCCATTCGGGCATGTCAGCCGGCAATGGCGGTGTGCCTTTGGTCAGGCGCACGATAAGCCGGATACACACGAGCAACAGCAGCGCGGCGCCCAATGGCTTATGAATGGCCAGCAACCAGTTGTGTCGCTCGGACACCGAGGCGACCATACCCACTCCGATAAACAGCATCGCCAGGATCCCAGCGGCCATTAACCAATGCAGCACTCTGGCGGGCAGACTGAAACTCGCTTCCTGTGTTTTATCAATAGAATGATTCATTTTGAGTGCTCCGATGAGGCGGCAGAAGAGGACGGGGAGGGGCGGCTCAGGCCTTCGCGGGTTCGCCGGTCGACCGAGGCGGCATAAACGGAGGATCGCGCCGGCAGCAGGGGATCGTCCGAGATGGCCATGCCTTGTGGCAGTACGGTAGGATCGAAGTTGATATCGCGGCAAGGTCCGTGATCCTGGGCCTGGCTTTTTTCAATCACAATAGTCCCAGCCTCTACCTGTCTGCGTGAATCCGGCCACGGTTTCGTGGCGTCGTTGCTTGGGTCGCCGGGATCGGCAACCGTTACAATCAGGCGCCAGCGCAAGGGTCCTTCTGACAATCGCTGAACCAAATCCATATCCAGATAGTTCTGGTCATGTTCGGGTGTGGCATCGTCCGCTGCGGGCGTGCCCAGCGGCACCACGCGCCAGCGCACGTTCTGCCGGACGCCTTCATTATTAGTAAACACAAATGCATTTAGGCTGTAGTAGGCTTCAGTGGCAAAGCTGGCCGATGGGCGCGCTGTCTTGACCCACTTGCGGAACTGCGCCGTTTCAGGATGGGAGGCAAAAAAGGCCTTGATTCTGGCCGGATCCGGTTTACCTGTTTTTGGATCGGGAGCACTGGCCAGCTGTTGTTCGTAGAAACTTTGCGGTGTCGCAACCGGGAAAACCGGCATGCTATTCATGGCGGTGCGCCACTGCTGGCCATCGGGCATGGAGAAGCGCAGGGCGAAGCTGCGGATCGGCACACTGGAGTCGGGGGCATAGGGGTTGGGTCCCGGTAGCGCCAGGCGCCCAACCAGCGGGATCGAAGCGTCAGGCGAGAACATTGGCGTGCTCGATAGCGTCTGTGCAGCGCCACTGCTCTCAAAGTGGCCGGTCACGCAAATCCCTTTGGCGTGATTGCGACGGAAACCAGGGTGACTTTTGCCGCCTGGTTCGAATGTATTGGCAATGCGATCGGCCGTCAGGCGTTGCGGGGCGAGCCAGCCGCCTGTATAGCCAAAGGCGGCGCCAAGGCCCAGCACGGCGGCACCGATGACGGTAAATCGGATGAGTTTTTGCCCGGCAGTTAATCCGGACGGGCGGGTTTCGTTCTTTTCCAGCATCGTACTTCCCTGGCCTGGCGGCCTGTTGCACATGTGGGTATAGACGGCTGCATATTTTTTTTATTCCAAAATGGAATAATATCGAACCACAAGCGTCATACAGAAGCCTTGCATTGTTTGCAATCACTCCGGGCAGAATATGAACAAGCAACGAATTTTCAACCAAAAGGACAGGCAATATGATCCCAGCTCAGAGGATTTACCGCTGATGCCGGACATCGAAGGCAACGGTGATGGCGCCGATGACATGTCCGATGCGACGTTGCGCGAGATGTTGCCGCGGCTTTACCGCTTTGCGCTGTGGCTGAGCAAAGATCCGAGCACAGCAGACGATCTGGTGCAGGCAAGCATAGAGCGTGCCCTTAAATACCAGCATACGCGCAGACCGGACGGAGATTTACGCGCCTGGCTGTTTTCCATTTTGTATCGGCAGTTCATAGATACCAAGCGCCACGCCAGTCGCTACGCACGCTTATTGGAGTGGTTTCGCAAAACCGATGATGCACCTTCGACCGAGCGTCATGTGCAGGCGCGTGCTTCGCTGCAAGCGTTCGAACAATTGCCCGAGGCGCAGCGGACCTGTTATGGCTGATCAGCGTGGACGGGCTCAGCTACAAGGCGGTAGCCGATATGTTTGATGTGCCGCTGGGCACCATCATGTCCCGCCTGTCCAGGGCGCGCGGCGCGTTGCGTGATGCCTGTGACGGTGAATCCAGAGGCCATCTGAGGATACTGAAATGAATGACGATCTACATATTAACGATATGATGCGGCACGCTTATGTGGACGGGCGATTGAACGCGCAAGAGCAAGAAATGATGAACCGCTATCTTGCTGCTCACCCGCAAGAGGCGCGCAAACTGGATGCCTGGCGCAAGGATGCAGCGCAATTGCGGGCGGCATTGCATACTGCCGAGGCGCCGCTCAATCCTGCGCTGGACCCGGTGGCGATTCGCATGCGCCTGAAAGAACGCTCAAGCGCGCGCTGGAAACTGGCGGCCAGCGTTCTCGTCGCTCTTTGTATCGGGGGGCTTTCCGGATGGCAGCTCAACTCCGGGCCGACTGCGCAATCGAGTCTGGCGGATCGTCCGCTGCCCATGCAGGATGCCATTGCTGCATACCGTGTGTTTGCCGGCAATCCTGCTTTGCGCGCCGATGCATTGGCTGCAGAGACGGATTTACAGCAATGGGTGACCGCGAATTTTTCAAATGCGCAACGCCTGCCGGACCTGACAGCCAATGGATTTCATCCTGTTTACGCTCGCATGCTCGTGACCGAGCAGGGGCCTGCTGCCGTCATCATGTATAAGAACGATGCAGGGCAGCAGACCGGATTCTATATCCGTCCGCCCGGCCCGGGCAACAAGCTGCTTCCAAAGGGACAAAGGCAGGAAGGGCCGCTGCTTACCCGTTACTGGTCCGACCATGGCTACAATTACGCTTTGGTCAGCAGTAATGCGATTGTCATGAGCGGTACGGGCTGATCACCGGTTGCTGCGAAACCGACAAAGCTAGCGGTCAGAAATAACCCATGTTCGCCTTGGGACGCGTTACTGTCCCGAGGCAACTTTCGTTATCTCGTATTGCCTGAGAATGGCGGCGGTTTCAATACCCCATCTTGAACTTTTTGTTCGTTCCTGATGGGTTTCAAAGCTTTTGCGATCTACAAACAATTCCTCAACCGCCCATACCAATGGATCAGCGGTGCCTTTTACATCAAAGGCCACGCAACCGGGTTCATTGCTGGTCAATCTGATGTGTTCAGGAAGTAAACGAATGACTGATTCAGACTCTTCAAGGTTCTTGCAGATTAGTTTTCCACTCAGTCTGATCATATGTCCTCCGATTGATCACAAGGCAAAGCCCGCCGTATCCGGCAGGCTGAAGTAGCGCTGATTTTATCGTGTTTTGTCGATTCAGTGGCTCTGTAAGCCAGTCAAATCAACAGGTACGGTACAGGTGTAAGAGATCATAAGAATTATTGCTTAATCGTTCTTTAAAGAAAAATCAGGCCAATCAGGAAATAGGCAATTTGACGAGGGCTGCCTGTAACTTCCAGTGCAGCCGCTTCGTATCATCAGAACTGTACGGTTGCGCCGTCTTCGGGAACATGCACGCGGTCCTGTATGCCTTTTTCCTTCACATATTCCCTGAGTTCTTTACGAGTCTGGGCCATGTGATTGATGGCATCCATATGTGTGGCAACAATCGTCGCACCAGGCGCTGCCTGCGCAGCGCGCAGCACGTCTTCCTTGCCCATGATAATGGAACCTTCAAAGCCGTCCATCATGGCATAGCCGGCATTGATCACGATAACTTGTGGATCGTACTGGGCCAGTGCCTGGTCCACTTCGTCACGCCAGATGGTGTCGCCCACAAGATATAGAGTTTTGTGACCAGGCGCCTGGAACACGACGCCCATGGCTGGGCCAAGGGCTTTGGCCACTTCGGGCACGGCGTACATTTTATCGGTGCCATGCTGGCCGCCGGTTTTGCTAATAGTCACGCCACCGAACTCGGCCTTATCGGACAGAACGCGCACGTTGGTGAAACCCTGTTCGCGAATCATTGTTGCATCGGCCTGATTCTGGGCAAACAGCGGGATGTTTTTGGGCAGCAGTTTCTGGGCGGCCTCATCCCAGTGATCCAGGTGGGTGTGGGTGATGATGACTGCGTCAACGCCGGCAATAACATCCTTCTCGGACATTGGCAGTTCGACCAGCGGATTGCGCAATTTGCTGCGGTAGGTCCTTCAAACCCGGTAGGTGCCTTTTTTGGCCAGCATCGGGTCGATCAGAAAAGTGGTGTCGGCGTACGTGATTTTTACCGTGGCGTTGCGAATCTGCTGCAACTGCACTTGTTCTGTGGTGGGGGCGGCAGTGGTCGCCTGGGTTTGGGCAAATGCAGCGCCGGTGGTCAGGCTCAGGGCCAGCGCCAGGGAGCTGATGACGGTTTTCATAGACATATGGCTACTCCAATGAATGAGTGATTAGTGAGCCTCTATTGTGTGCCCCACAGGCATTTCGTTAAAGTGGCCTGAATGACAATATTAGATAAAAACAGGCCAAAAGATGGTTAATTTTATGGCCTGAATAAATATATAGGTTAAAATCAGGTCAATTCTTCATTTAAGTGGTGATTCATTTATGTCTCACATTCGCGTAGCCGTGCTGGCTTTTGACGATGTCAGCCTTTTTCACCTTTCGGTTCCCGGTCTTGTCCTGGGCGCCAATAACGGGTCAGGCTCGGTTCAATTCACGATACAGTACGTGGCTCAAACACCAGGCCAGATACGTACAGACCAGGGGGTCATGATCGAGGTGCCCGAGGGCCTGCAGGCATTGCAGCAGGCCGATATCATCATTGTTCCCGCCTGGAGCGACCCGCAAGTGCCTGCACCCGAGGAATTGACCACGGCATTGCGGCAGGCACACGCCAGCGGCAAGCTGATCGTGGGTTTGTGTCTGGGCGCATTCGTGCTGGGGGATGCCGGCTTGCTCGATGGACGGGAGGCGACCACGCATTGGGTGGCGCGCGACGTATTTGCGCGGCGTTTTCCGCAAACTTTGTTCCGCCCCGACGTACTGTATGTGGCCGATGACAACGTGGTGACCTCGGCCGGTACCGTTGCCGCCATTGATTGCTGCCTGCATTTGCTACGCGAGCATCAGGGCTACGAAGCGACCAATCATGTCGCCCGGCTGTTGGTGACGCCGCCGCACCGGCCTGGCGGACAGGCGCAGTATATTGAGCGGCCGGTGCCAAAGCTTGCCGATAGCAATCGTTTGCCCGGCGTGCTGGAATGGGCGCGTGAGCACCTGCATGAACCGCTGTCGCTGGATACGCTGGCAAGCGTGGCCAGCATGAGCCGGCGCACCTTTACCCGGCGCTTTAAGGAAGCAACCGGCACTACCGTCAATCGGTGGCTCAATACCGAGCGGGTTGCCAGGGCGCAGCATTTGCTGGAAACCACAGATTTGTCTATTGAACGCATCACAGCAGAAGCCGGCTTTGGGACAACGCTGGCCCTGCGTCAGCAATTTGCCGCCCAACTGGGTACTTCGCCATCGAACTATCGGCGCAATTTTTGCAAAACAGCGGGCGAGGCGGTGCTGGCGTAGTTGGGTTTTAGCGATGCCAGGTGATATCCGGGGCAGTTTTGTTTCGTCGAAGCAGCATCATCGTACCAGCCAGTTCTCTATCTGCAGGTTGGGTACGCGCGAGAATTCCCGCTCATTGTCTGTTACCAGCACGGCCAACAACGGTAACCGATTTCATAGCGACCCCGTAAAAAATGACCATATGGCTATAATATATAAAATCACCGAGAGCGCAAATAGCTTATCTTCAGATCAGGCACCTCGCCATTGCACTATCTGTGTAATTTTTGCAAAACAT
Above is a window of Advenella kashmirensis WT001 DNA encoding:
- a CDS encoding membrane-bound PQQ-dependent dehydrogenase, glucose/quinate/shikimate family — its product is MINKLTSIVIALVGLAMLYMGGKLWLVGGSPFYAILAVGLLITAVLLFMKRVIALSVYAVIMWIVMGWIVYEVGFDKWQWIPRGDIIGLIGLWLALPWVVRPLFQKQNPGAVRSFHPFLGGTVLFSIALVIGMMFYDPYPQHGTLATDRNAADVDVAQNDWTAYGGTNNGLRFSALKQITKDNVGDLEVAWTYRTGDLRQDEDASEYTFEATPLKVNNTVYLCTAHNEVHALNPETGEVKWKYAPEKNRSYLQQHQTCRGVSYYAGNDVAAAGGTQPAEPATAGAPAQSPAACSKRILSATADAKLVALDADTGKLCADFGQGGVVDLHANLGEVRPHAYMQTAAPLVAGNLVIVGGSVMDNGYDKGNPSGVIRAYDVVSGQLVWNFDPANPDNTQPIAQGQVYPQDTPVAWTTLSADTKNGIVYVPFGNASPDLLSDQRDPNSNTEKFRDALVALDLKTGAFKWRFQSSANDLWDRDNPSQPSLLDIDYQGQKQPVIVLPTKVGNLFVLNRLTGQAVYPIKQVDVSTQGVTGETYAPTQPVSALNFIPEPLTEKSMWGMTPFDQMACRIEFNTLRYDGNPWTPATENGSLIFPGNIGSFNWGSVAIDPERQILIGAPVRLAYKYNLIKRTPETADKRLFTPEDTPYWNENFEGTYATQIRQFASSLGVPCIAPPWGRMVGVDLTTGKTSWMRRIGNTKNLKTSFLPMRFPVGFPMGMVAHGGPLTTAGDVVFHGATADNFFRAYDINTGELLWETELPAGAQATPSTYMGSDNNQYVIIAAGGHGSLGTQQGDSVVAFRLKK
- a CDS encoding cytochrome b; translated protein: MNHSIDKTQEASFSLPARVLHWLMAAGILAMLFIGVGMVASVSERHNWLLAIHKPLGAALLLLVCIRLIVRLTKGTPPLPADMPEWQKHVALASHWLLYLLMFAMPLIGWAMVSASGTPVTLIGAWTIPAIAPENADVFAVLRAAHRYLAYLLFATVLLHQAAGLFHGLIRRDGVLKSMVSNRA
- a CDS encoding GlxA family transcriptional regulator; the protein is MSHIRVAVLAFDDVSLFHLSVPGLVLGANNGSGSVQFTIQYVAQTPGQIRTDQGVMIEVPEGLQALQQADIIIVPAWSDPQVPAPEELTTALRQAHASGKLIVGLCLGAFVLGDAGLLDGREATTHWVARDVFARRFPQTLFRPDVLYVADDNVVTSAGTVAAIDCCLHLLREHQGYEATNHVARLLVTPPHRPGGQAQYIERPVPKLADSNRLPGVLEWAREHLHEPLSLDTLASVASMSRRTFTRRFKEATGTTVNRWLNTERVARAQHLLETTDLSIERITAEAGFGTTLALRQQFAAQLGTSPSNYRRNFCKTAGEAVLA
- a CDS encoding putative quinol monooxygenase; the encoded protein is MIRLSGKLICKNLEESESVIRLLPEHIRLTSNEPGCVAFDVKGTADPLVWAVEELFVDRKSFETHQERTKSSRWGIETAAILRQYEITKVASGQ
- a CDS encoding anti-sigma factor family protein, whose translation is MNDDLHINDMMRHAYVDGRLNAQEQEMMNRYLAAHPQEARKLDAWRKDAAQLRAALHTAEAPLNPALDPVAIRMRLKERSSARWKLAASVLVALCIGGLSGWQLNSGPTAQSSLADRPLPMQDAIAAYRVFAGNPALRADALAAETDLQQWVTANFSNAQRLPDLTANGFHPVYARMLVTEQGPAAVIMYKNDAGQQTGFYIRPPGPGNKLLPKGQRQEGPLLTRYWSDHGYNYALVSSNAIVMSGTG
- a CDS encoding MBL fold metallo-hydrolase gives rise to the protein MRNPLVELPMSEKDVIAGVDAVIITHTHLDHWDEAAQKLLPKNIPLFAQNQADATMIREQGFTNVRVLSDKAEFGGVTISKTGGQHGTDKMYAVPEVAKALGPAMGVVFQAPGHKTLYLVGDTIWRDEVDQALAQYDPQVIVINAGYAMMDGFEGSIIMGKEDVLRAAQAAPGATIVATHMDAINHMAQTRKELREYVKEKGIQDRVHVPEDGATVQF
- a CDS encoding catalase family peroxidase, coding for MLEKNETRPSGLTAGQKLIRFTVIGAAVLGLGAAFGYTGGWLAPQRLTADRIANTFEPGGKSHPGFRRNHAKGICVTGHFESSGAAQTLSSTPMFSPDASIPLVGRLALPGPNPYAPDSSVPIRSFALRFSMPDGQQWRTAMNSMPVFPVATPQSFYEQQLASAPDPKTGKPDPARIKAFFASHPETAQFRKWVKTARPSASFATEAYYSLNAFVFTNNEGVRQNVRWRVVPLGTPAADDATPEHDQNYLDMDLVQRLSEGPLRWRLIVTVADPGDPSNDATKPWPDSRRQVEAGTIVIEKSQAQDHGPCRDINFDPTVLPQGMAISDDPLLPARSSVYAASVDRRTREGLSRPSPSSSAASSEHSK